From one Salvelinus sp. IW2-2015 linkage group LG11, ASM291031v2, whole genome shotgun sequence genomic stretch:
- the LOC111970311 gene encoding caveolin-2-like isoform X1: MMRKTDPVETKIDLGDTDDEDLDADLYEDHEEPQLLWKAELGDRMDEVEAVSPLVDLSDTKPLLNERDPRGVNECLKVSFEDVIAEPASVRSGDKVWIWSNALFEVTRVWIYRIVTVLLAVPVSIITGLIFAILSFLHIWFISPFVHHILIITYWLQSLWSIVLDIGVRLLLTSAARCYDGIRLRLTQE; this comes from the exons ATGATGAGGAAGACAGATCCAGTGGAGACAAAGATTGACCTGGGAGACACTGATGATGAAGACCTTGATGCAGACCTGTATGAGGACCATGAGGAGCCTCAGCTGCTATGGAAGGCTGAACTGGGGGACAGGATGGATGAGGTGGAAGCTGTGTCCCCGTTAGTGGATCTTAgtgacaccaagcccctcctgaATGAGAGAGACCCTCGAGGAGTCAACGAGTGTTTGAAG GTGAGCTTTGAGGATGTGATAGCAGAGCCGGCGTCAGTACGTAGCGGAGACAAAGTGTGGATCTGGAGCAACGCCCTGTTCGAGGTCACCAGGGTCTGGATCTACCGCATAGTGACCGTCCTGCTGGCCGTCCCTGTGTCCATCATCACTGGACTGATCTTCGCCATCCTCAGCTTCCTACACATATG GTTCATTAGCCCATTCGTGCATCATATCCTTATAATCACATACTGGCTGCAGAGCCTATGGAGCATCGTACTGGACATTGGTGTCCGCCTACTCCTCACTAGTGCAGCAAGGTGCTACGATGGAATCAGACTTCGCCTGACTCAGGAATGA
- the LOC111970311 gene encoding caveolin-2-like isoform X2 encodes MMRKTDPVETKIDLGDTDDEDLDADLYEDHEEPQLLWKAELGDRMDEVEAVSPLVDLSDTKPLLNERDPRGVNECLKVSFEDVIAEPASVRSGDKVWIWSNALFEVTRVWIYRIVTVLLAVPVSIITGLIFAILSFLHICGYSLTGQLGAAACWVLLAFQE; translated from the exons ATGATGAGGAAGACAGATCCAGTGGAGACAAAGATTGACCTGGGAGACACTGATGATGAAGACCTTGATGCAGACCTGTATGAGGACCATGAGGAGCCTCAGCTGCTATGGAAGGCTGAACTGGGGGACAGGATGGATGAGGTGGAAGCTGTGTCCCCGTTAGTGGATCTTAgtgacaccaagcccctcctgaATGAGAGAGACCCTCGAGGAGTCAACGAGTGTTTGAAG GTGAGCTTTGAGGATGTGATAGCAGAGCCGGCGTCAGTACGTAGCGGAGACAAAGTGTGGATCTGGAGCAACGCCCTGTTCGAGGTCACCAGGGTCTGGATCTACCGCATAGTGACCGTCCTGCTGGCCGTCCCTGTGTCCATCATCACTGGACTGATCTTCGCCATCCTCAGCTTCCTACACATATG TGGTTACAGTTTGACAGGACAACTAGGGGCAGCTGCCTGCTGGGTGCTGCTGGCATTCCAGGAGTGA
- the LOC111970312 gene encoding caveolin-3-like, with amino-acid sequence MTATMADINNGYEQRFQANGHHKEIDLINRDPKQVNEDVVKVDFEDVIAEPDGTHSLDGVWKASYTTFTVSKYWCYRILSAILGIPVALLWGFLFACLSFCHIWAVVPCIKSCLIESQCLSRIYSLAIHTFCDPLFEALAKIFSSVRVVLRKEV; translated from the exons ATGACCGCAACCATGGCTGACATCAACAATGGTTATGAACAGAGGTTTCAGGCAAACGGACATCATAAAGAGATTGACCTGATCAACAGAGACCCCAAGCAAGTCAACGAGGATGTAGTGaag GTGGACTTTGAGGATGTGATCGCTGAGCCTGATGGGACTCACAGTCTGGACGGGGTGTGGAAGGCCAGTTACACCACCTTCACTGTGTCCAAGTACTGGTGCTACCGCATCCTATCAGCCATTTTGGGGATCCCAGTGGCTCTGCTGTGGGGCTTCCTATTCGCTTGCCTCTCCTTCTGCCACATCTGGGCCGTTGTGCCATGCATTAAAAGCTGTCTGATCGAGTCCCAGTGTCTGAGCCGTATCTACTCCCTGGCCATTCACACCTTCTGTGACCCCCTGTTCGAAGCCCTGGCGAAAATATTCTCAAGTGTTCGGGTGGTGCTACGGAAGGAGGTGTAG